The segment GCGCGGGCGGCGTCGACCGCCTGCGAGATGCGGCGGGCGCGGGTTTCCGGCCGCTTCGCCCCGTCCACCGCCTCGACCCATTCACGCCGGTGCGTGTAGGACATCGCGTCGAAGGCGGCCCGCACGCCCGGCTCCGCGGCCAGCGCGGCGTCCATGTCGGCGGGAACGGCGACCGCCCGGGGCGCGTCGTCGCGGCCGATCTCGATCGCCACCGAGTCGCCCGGCTCGACGCCGCCGGCCTGTGCCCGGATCTCCTTGCGGAACCCGACGCAGTGGCGGCCGTCGCCCATCGGCATCGTCGAGCCGCGGAAGGCGACGCCGTTGATCGTCCCGGCCACCGGGATGCGGGCCCGGCCGCCCATCGCGGCCGCCACGTCGGCCGGGAGCACGACGGCGGGCAGGTCGCCGGCGTCGGCCCCGAGGACGGCATCGAACCGGTGCGTGGTCACACCGGGATGATCACACAGGCGGCCGGTCGAGCTCCGTGTCGGGCGCGAACGCGAGCGCCGAGAGCAGCGACGCCAGCGCGATCACCGCAGCCCCGGAGGCGACGGCCACCGCATACTCGTACTCCGGCGCAGCGAGCGCGGTCGGCAGGATGAACATGAGCACCGGCACGGCCACCCCGAACGCGGCGACGGCCAGGTGCGGGCTCCAGCGGCCGGCCAGGAACCACGCCAGGACGAGGGCGCCGAGCGGCCAGAGGGTGACGGTCGTGGCCCAGTAGGCCAGGTGCAGGACCGCCAGCACGGCCGGCAGCGCGAGCCAGGCGAGCGACCGGCGCGCCGCGGGCCGAACACCCGATCGGCCCGCCACCCACAGGAGCGCGGCCGGCGCCGCGAGGAACGTCGCCGTGCCCAACCGGTAGGCGTTCTCGAGCCAGGACTGGCCGGGCGTCCAGGTCTGGTAGCCGACGGCGCCGGCGAACCCGACCATGCCGCTCAGGTAGAGCGCGGTCGCGGCGAGCGGCGCCACCATCGCGACCAGCCGCCGACCGCGGCAGATCGCAAACGCCGCGGCCAGGGGCAGGAGCGTCGCGGTGAGCACGCGGGCGAGCCCGGCGGCGGCGAGAGGCGTCGGCGCGTAGTCGCCGATCGGCCAGCCGATCCCCAGCCGCCCGTACCAGATGTCCCAGCTGAGCGCGTACGCCGACGCGGTGGCCGCGAGCAGCAGGAGCAGCAGCGCGCCGAGCGCGCATCCCTCCGCCCACATGCCGGCGCGGTCGCCGCCGGTGACGCGCCGGCCGCGCTCGCCCATGCCGGCGGCGACGAGGCCACCGAGCTCGCGGGCGTCGGGCATCGACCGGCCGTCCTGCATCTCGGCGAGCGTCGCCAGGATCTCGGGGCCGCGCTCGCGCCGGTAGTCCGCCGGGTAGGCCCGCAGCGCGAGCCGGTAGGCGCGCTCGGCCGCGCTCATGCAGCCGGCTCCGGCGCGGCCGACATGCGTGAGACGACGACGGCGGCG is part of the Gaiellales bacterium genome and harbors:
- a CDS encoding YdeI/OmpD-associated family protein produces the protein MTTHRFDAVLGADAGDLPAVVLPADVAAAMGGRARIPVAGTINGVAFRGSTMPMGDGRHCVGFRKEIRAQAGGVEPGDSVAIEIGRDDAPRAVAVPADMDAALAAEPGVRAAFDAMSYTHRREWVEAVDGAKRPETRARRISQAVDAARA